Proteins encoded within one genomic window of Bradyrhizobium sp. 186:
- a CDS encoding SDR family NAD(P)-dependent oxidoreductase, with amino-acid sequence MVLLKGKVAVITGAGSGIGAAIARLFAVEGAKVVLGDLAESGAALAAGLTADGHAAVFQHVDVTNEASVVALMQAAVTQFGQLDVLVANAGIPERKSPIHELDLADWRRVIDVDLTGVAICNKFAAGSMLATGGGAIVNMASILAHVGQENSNAYSAAKAAVVNLTRSVALTYARKGIRANCVSPGYVDTPLLAKLPEATRQTMLTRQPIGRLARPEEIAEVVAFLASDRASIITGACINADGGYTAI; translated from the coding sequence ATGGTGCTGCTCAAGGGAAAGGTTGCTGTCATCACCGGCGCCGGCTCCGGGATTGGAGCCGCGATTGCACGGCTGTTTGCCGTCGAGGGGGCGAAAGTCGTGCTCGGTGATCTCGCCGAAAGCGGAGCCGCACTTGCGGCCGGGCTTACCGCCGATGGTCATGCGGCGGTCTTCCAGCATGTCGACGTCACCAATGAGGCCTCGGTTGTCGCGCTGATGCAGGCGGCCGTCACGCAGTTCGGCCAGCTCGACGTCCTCGTCGCCAATGCCGGCATTCCCGAGCGCAAGTCGCCAATCCACGAACTCGATCTTGCCGACTGGCGCCGCGTGATCGACGTCGATCTCACCGGGGTGGCGATCTGCAACAAGTTCGCCGCGGGCAGCATGCTTGCGACCGGCGGTGGCGCGATCGTCAACATGGCATCCATTCTGGCCCATGTCGGCCAGGAGAACAGCAACGCCTATTCGGCCGCAAAAGCCGCGGTGGTCAATCTCACCCGCTCGGTTGCGCTGACCTATGCGCGCAAGGGGATCCGGGCCAACTGCGTCTCTCCGGGCTATGTCGATACGCCGCTGCTGGCAAAGCTGCCCGAGGCGACCCGCCAGACGATGCTGACCCGGCAGCCGATCGGGCGGCTGGCCCGGCCCGAGGAAATTGCAGAGGTCGTGGCCTTTCTCGCCAGCGACAGGGCCTCGATTATCACCGGCGCGTGCATCAATGCCGACGGCGGCTATACGGCAATCTAA
- a CDS encoding SDR family oxidoreductase, which produces MAWINLSAKVAVVTGGGAGIGRGIALGLSAVGATVVVLDRDEAGAAVAAEISASGGRAEFLACDVTRDDSVRRAAGEVAAKVGEAEILVNNAGTMLPSGLDATSMADWDRILSLNLTGYLRCARAFGGPMLARGAGAIVHVASISASFPQGYSGAYSVSKAGVAMLSRQLAVEWGPRGVRSNVVSPGMIRTPMTEAIYQTQGVHEARRALVPARRIGRPEDIADAAVFLASERASYITGEEIVVDGGFTQTLMGTTPRPGFEKN; this is translated from the coding sequence ATGGCATGGATCAATCTTTCCGCGAAAGTTGCCGTCGTCACGGGTGGTGGTGCCGGCATCGGGCGCGGCATTGCGCTCGGCCTTTCGGCGGTGGGCGCGACCGTCGTCGTGCTCGACCGCGACGAGGCCGGCGCGGCTGTCGCGGCGGAGATTAGCGCAAGCGGTGGCCGCGCGGAGTTCCTCGCCTGCGATGTCACCCGCGATGACAGCGTCAGGCGCGCCGCCGGCGAGGTGGCGGCGAAGGTGGGCGAAGCCGAAATCCTCGTCAACAATGCCGGCACGATGTTGCCGAGCGGGCTCGACGCCACGAGCATGGCGGATTGGGACCGCATTCTGTCGTTGAACCTGACCGGCTACCTGCGCTGCGCGCGGGCCTTCGGAGGGCCGATGCTGGCGCGCGGTGCAGGCGCCATCGTCCATGTCGCGTCGATCTCGGCTTCGTTTCCGCAGGGCTACAGCGGCGCCTACAGCGTGAGCAAGGCCGGCGTGGCCATGCTGTCCCGCCAGCTCGCGGTCGAATGGGGACCGCGCGGCGTACGCAGCAACGTCGTCAGCCCGGGCATGATCCGCACGCCGATGACCGAGGCCATCTATCAGACCCAGGGCGTGCACGAGGCGCGGCGGGCGCTGGTGCCGGCACGGCGCATCGGCCGCCCCGAGGACATCGCCGATGCGGCCGTCTTCCTCGCGAGCGAGCGGGCGAGCTACATCACCGGTGAGGAGATTGTCGTGGACGGTGGCTTCACACAGACGCTGATGGGCACGACTCCGCGCCCGGGCTTCGAGAAGAACTGA
- a CDS encoding NIPSNAP family protein — translation MTEQAIVDLRVYTIRLRKMAEFIELFDRLAMPVQLKYLGRPLGMFTSAVGPLNQIVHLWGFPDMGEFERRHAARDKHPDWPDYLQASEHLIIAQENRLIRRIELPSLAGLAT, via the coding sequence ATGACCGAGCAAGCCATTGTCGACCTGCGCGTCTATACCATCCGCCTGCGCAAGATGGCGGAGTTCATCGAGTTGTTCGACCGCCTCGCGATGCCGGTCCAGCTCAAATATCTGGGTCGTCCGCTCGGCATGTTCACGAGCGCGGTTGGGCCGCTCAACCAGATCGTCCATCTTTGGGGTTTCCCCGACATGGGAGAGTTCGAGCGCCGGCACGCCGCGCGCGACAAGCATCCCGACTGGCCGGATTACTTGCAAGCCTCAGAGCATCTCATCATCGCGCAGGAGAACCGGCTGATCCGAAGGATCGAGCTGCCGTCTCTGGCGGGTCTCGCCACCTGA
- a CDS encoding ABC transporter substrate-binding protein: MKMTRRSFVGAGLATALAPRLARAQSDNTIRIGVITDMSGIYRDVSGPTTVACAQQAAAEFMAANPSIKVEILVADHQNKADVGLAITRKWFDQDGVDVIENVGNSSIALGAKYLIEDKNKAALITTAGSSDLTGKSCSGNLVHWSWDSWCLAHSTATSLVRTGGSKWFFLTADYAFGHAAETDAAKFVKAAGGTVLGSVRYPFGSTSDFSSFLLQAQSSGANVIAFANSGNELINCLKQAQEFGLDQGGTRMAALVGYVTDVIGMGLPTAKGLSLTETFYWDLNERTRAFMNRMKPRLAANVYPNMSQAGDYACVLHYLKAVKELGVGQAKRNGREVVELMKKMPTDDDCFGQGMIRADGRKIHPAYLFEVKKPAESTSTGDVYKLVSTLGATEAFRPLDEGSCALVRG; encoded by the coding sequence ATGAAAATGACACGCCGCAGTTTCGTCGGTGCAGGCCTCGCCACGGCGTTGGCCCCGCGCCTCGCCCGGGCGCAGTCCGACAACACGATCCGCATCGGCGTGATCACCGACATGTCCGGCATCTACCGCGACGTATCGGGGCCTACCACGGTCGCCTGCGCGCAGCAGGCGGCCGCCGAATTCATGGCGGCCAATCCCTCCATTAAGGTCGAGATCCTGGTGGCCGACCATCAGAACAAGGCCGATGTTGGCCTTGCGATCACCCGCAAATGGTTCGATCAGGATGGCGTCGACGTGATCGAGAATGTCGGCAACTCCTCGATCGCGCTCGGCGCCAAATATTTGATCGAGGACAAGAACAAGGCTGCCTTGATCACCACCGCGGGCTCATCGGACCTGACCGGCAAGAGCTGCAGCGGCAACCTCGTGCACTGGTCCTGGGATTCCTGGTGCCTCGCCCATTCGACGGCGACCTCGCTCGTGCGCACGGGCGGCTCGAAATGGTTCTTCCTCACCGCCGATTATGCCTTCGGCCATGCGGCCGAGACGGACGCGGCGAAATTCGTCAAGGCGGCCGGCGGCACCGTGCTCGGCTCGGTGCGCTATCCTTTCGGCTCAACCTCCGACTTCTCGTCCTTCCTTCTGCAGGCCCAGTCGAGCGGCGCGAATGTGATCGCCTTTGCCAATTCCGGCAATGAGCTGATCAACTGCCTGAAGCAGGCCCAGGAGTTCGGCCTGGACCAAGGCGGCACGCGCATGGCGGCGCTTGTCGGCTATGTCACCGACGTCATCGGCATGGGCCTGCCCACGGCCAAGGGCCTGTCGCTCACCGAGACTTTCTACTGGGATCTCAACGAGCGAACGCGCGCCTTCATGAACCGGATGAAGCCACGCCTGGCAGCAAACGTCTATCCCAACATGAGTCAGGCCGGCGACTACGCCTGTGTGCTGCACTACCTCAAGGCGGTGAAGGAGCTCGGCGTCGGGCAGGCCAAGCGCAACGGGCGCGAGGTCGTCGAGCTGATGAAGAAGATGCCGACCGACGACGACTGCTTCGGCCAGGGTATGATCCGCGCCGACGGGCGCAAGATCCATCCGGCCTATCTCTTCGAGGTGAAGAAGCCTGCGGAGAGCACGTCCACCGGCGACGTCTACAAGCTGGTCTCGACGCTAGGCGCGACTGAAGCGTTTCGGCCGCTCGACGAGGGAAGCTGTGCGCTCGTGCGCGGCTGA
- a CDS encoding FAD-dependent oxidoreductase: MSGQARDLSCDVLVVGSGAGGLSTAITARKCGLDVIIVEKDPYFGGTTAFSGGVLWIPGNRHARDAGVTDSREAARTYLEHETGNHFDDAAIDAFLDVGPRMLDFFEKETEAKFVLSAYPDYHPDVEGGAKLGRSVTAAPYDARALGTEIRRLRPPLETITFIGMMFNSSNDELKHFFRVTSSLASAIYVAKRLASHLWDLARYRRGVKVASGNALAARLARTVFDLGIPLLTATPAQRLIVRNGIIAGAVVSDAKGEYEITARRAVVLASGGFPHDQARIARAYPHLARGGEHLSPTPSANTGDGIRMAEEAGGSCDIRFPNAAAWMPVSRVPLGNRIGVFPHLVDRYKPGVIAVNGQGRRFTNESESYHDVGAAMIADGAGGKETAAWLICDHATIRKYGLGYAKPAPVPVGAFVRNGYLSRGATLRELAAAVGIDADGLEATVREYNDGAVHGIDRAFKRGSTAFNRYLGDAEHKPNPNVAPIGTGSYYALKLIMGDLGTFDGLTTDVVGRVVRDDGTAIAGLYAVGNDRASIMGGNYPGAGITLGPIMTFGYITGRHLAGQQA, translated from the coding sequence ATGTCAGGACAAGCGCGTGATCTGTCATGCGACGTGCTGGTCGTGGGCTCCGGCGCCGGCGGATTGTCCACCGCGATCACGGCCCGCAAGTGCGGGCTCGACGTGATCATCGTCGAGAAGGATCCCTATTTCGGCGGCACCACCGCGTTTTCCGGCGGCGTGCTGTGGATACCCGGCAATCGCCATGCGCGCGACGCAGGCGTGACGGACAGCCGCGAGGCGGCACGCACCTATCTCGAGCACGAGACCGGCAATCATTTCGACGATGCGGCGATCGATGCCTTTCTCGATGTCGGCCCGCGCATGCTCGATTTCTTCGAGAAGGAGACCGAAGCGAAATTCGTGCTGTCGGCCTATCCCGACTATCATCCGGATGTGGAGGGCGGGGCGAAGCTCGGCCGCTCGGTGACCGCGGCGCCCTACGACGCCCGCGCGCTCGGCACGGAGATCCGCCGGCTGCGGCCGCCGCTCGAGACCATCACCTTCATCGGCATGATGTTCAACTCGTCCAACGACGAGCTGAAGCATTTCTTCCGCGTGACCAGCTCGCTCGCGTCCGCAATCTACGTGGCCAAGCGGCTCGCGAGCCACCTCTGGGATCTCGCGCGCTATCGCCGTGGCGTCAAGGTCGCCAGTGGCAACGCGCTGGCGGCGCGGCTTGCGAGGACCGTCTTCGACCTCGGGATTCCGCTGCTCACGGCAACGCCCGCACAGCGGCTGATTGTCCGGAACGGTATTATTGCGGGCGCGGTCGTCAGCGACGCCAAGGGCGAGTACGAGATCACGGCGCGCCGTGCGGTGGTGCTGGCGAGTGGCGGATTTCCACACGATCAGGCGCGCATCGCGCGCGCCTATCCGCACCTTGCCCGCGGCGGCGAGCATCTGTCGCCGACGCCCTCGGCCAACACTGGCGACGGGATCCGCATGGCGGAGGAGGCGGGCGGCAGCTGCGATATCCGCTTTCCGAATGCGGCGGCCTGGATGCCGGTGTCGCGTGTGCCGCTGGGCAATCGCATCGGCGTATTTCCGCATCTCGTGGACCGCTACAAGCCCGGCGTGATCGCGGTGAACGGGCAAGGACGCCGCTTCACCAACGAGTCCGAGTCCTATCACGACGTCGGCGCCGCAATGATCGCTGATGGCGCGGGCGGCAAGGAGACCGCGGCCTGGCTGATCTGCGATCACGCCACGATCCGCAAATACGGCCTCGGCTATGCGAAGCCGGCGCCCGTACCGGTCGGCGCCTTCGTGCGCAACGGCTATCTGAGCCGCGGCGCGACGCTGCGCGAGCTTGCCGCGGCCGTGGGCATCGATGCCGACGGTCTGGAAGCAACGGTGCGCGAGTACAATGACGGCGCGGTCCACGGCATCGACCGCGCGTTCAAGCGCGGCTCGACGGCCTTCAACCGCTATCTCGGCGACGCCGAGCACAAGCCGAACCCGAACGTCGCCCCCATCGGCACCGGGTCGTACTACGCGCTGAAGCTCATCATGGGCGATCTCGGAACGTTCGACGGTCTGACCACCGACGTGGTCGGCCGCGTGGTGCGCGACGACGGCACGGCGATTGCCGGCCTCTATGCCGTCGGCAATGATCGCGCTTCGATCATGGGCGGCAACTATCCCGGCGCCGGCATCACGCTCGGGCCGATCATGACCTTCGGTTACATCACCGGCCGTCATCTGGCCGGCCAGCAAGCCTGA
- a CDS encoding helix-turn-helix domain-containing protein — MIPHYFLYEEVAPKIEPSFLHIEPIPVRSGRHNWTIRTHTHPDHHQILVISKGGGAIEVEGVSWEISPPALVIIPALTIHAIRFKPGTDGYVITVAPPFLQSALDDDADLVDGFRVPARFLPQQIGRDIDLVGLFASLEHEFVWSAPGRRTAIKAYLQLLAVTVRRLLEQERVRPISSAREAETVVRFRELVEQHYRDHPSLDIYARKLGVTAARLNACCRMTTGKSSLALINDRLLTEAKRNLLYSDMTVNEIGAALGYADPAYFNRFFSRNVGLSPGRFRERLVSGETRAAAG; from the coding sequence ATGATCCCGCACTATTTTTTATATGAGGAGGTGGCTCCGAAGATCGAACCGTCGTTCCTCCATATAGAGCCGATCCCGGTGCGCAGCGGTCGCCATAATTGGACAATCCGGACGCACACGCACCCCGACCATCACCAGATCCTGGTGATCAGCAAGGGCGGCGGCGCCATCGAGGTCGAGGGCGTGAGCTGGGAGATCTCGCCGCCGGCGCTGGTCATTATCCCGGCGCTGACCATCCATGCCATCCGCTTCAAGCCAGGCACCGACGGCTATGTCATCACTGTGGCGCCGCCCTTTCTGCAATCCGCGCTCGATGACGATGCCGATCTCGTCGACGGCTTTCGCGTGCCGGCACGCTTCCTGCCGCAACAGATCGGCCGCGACATCGACCTCGTCGGCCTATTCGCCTCGCTCGAGCACGAATTCGTCTGGTCGGCTCCCGGCCGCCGCACCGCCATCAAGGCCTATCTGCAACTGCTCGCTGTGACGGTGCGCCGGCTGCTCGAACAGGAGCGCGTCCGCCCGATCTCCAGCGCGCGGGAAGCGGAGACGGTGGTGCGCTTTCGCGAGCTGGTCGAGCAGCACTATCGCGATCACCCCTCGCTCGATATCTACGCCCGCAAGCTCGGCGTGACGGCGGCGCGCCTCAACGCCTGCTGCCGGATGACGACGGGCAAGTCGTCGCTGGCGCTGATCAATGATCGGCTGCTCACGGAAGCCAAGCGCAACCTGCTCTACTCCGACATGACCGTGAACGAGATCGGCGCCGCGCTCGGCTACGCCGATCCGGCCTATTTCAACCGCTTCTTCTCCCGCAATGTCGGCCTGTCGCCGGGCCGCTTCCGCGAGCGGCTGGTCTCCGGTGAGACTCGCGCCGCTGCCGGCTGA
- a CDS encoding sugar phosphate isomerase/epimerase family protein — protein MTLPVLGAHTFGFAWDCGAEDAIERLAAAGYRTIQLMATPPHFDPWTQDAARTRRIRALIERHGLSLLALDLASSDINLASPSRDVVDFAVSSYAAAIDRAAELGARWICVGSGRRHALLAKANDRLIVGFRDAFARIHDKAERAGVPVILENHPQGLLASAADIVRFLDAEGYAGMPVIYDVANAVAIGEDPVEGLKALWPRLGIVHLSDSPKGQWRHDPIGSGEIDFAAIAAVLRQRGYEGRLVLEILSDQPLKDIDQGAAILKRQGLVFSLAG, from the coding sequence ATGACGCTGCCGGTGCTCGGTGCCCACACTTTCGGCTTCGCGTGGGACTGCGGCGCGGAGGACGCCATCGAGCGGCTCGCCGCTGCGGGCTATCGCACCATCCAGTTGATGGCGACGCCGCCGCACTTCGATCCGTGGACGCAGGACGCCGCGCGCACCCGACGAATTCGCGCGCTGATCGAGCGCCACGGTCTGTCGCTGCTGGCCCTCGACCTCGCCAGCAGCGACATCAACCTCGCCAGCCCCTCGCGGGACGTGGTCGATTTTGCGGTTTCGTCTTATGCGGCCGCGATCGACCGCGCCGCCGAGCTCGGTGCGCGCTGGATCTGCGTCGGCTCCGGCCGCCGGCACGCGCTGCTTGCCAAGGCCAATGACCGGTTGATCGTGGGCTTTCGCGACGCCTTCGCCCGCATCCACGACAAGGCGGAGCGCGCGGGCGTGCCGGTCATCCTCGAGAATCATCCGCAGGGGCTGCTAGCGAGCGCCGCCGATATCGTTCGCTTTCTGGATGCCGAAGGCTATGCCGGGATGCCGGTAATCTACGACGTCGCCAATGCCGTTGCGATCGGCGAGGATCCGGTCGAGGGGCTCAAGGCGCTGTGGCCCCGTCTCGGCATCGTTCATTTGTCAGATAGCCCGAAGGGGCAGTGGCGACACGATCCGATCGGCTCGGGCGAGATCGATTTTGCGGCCATCGCCGCGGTATTGAGGCAGCGCGGCTATGAGGGCAGGCTCGTTCTCGAGATCCTGTCGGACCAGCCGCTCAAGGATATCGACCAAGGCGCCGCGATCCTCAAGCGGCAGGGGCTGGTCTTCTCTCTCGCCGGCTGA
- a CDS encoding SDR family oxidoreductase yields the protein MRILITGGGGFIGAWLARRLAGDGHRLRVFEPVERSAQFNGIVGPAAASVERRIGDIADGQAVRAAAEGCDGIVHLAGVLTPACKADPVRGAMINLVGTLNVFNAAQALGIRRIVYTSSAGVYGPDDETTPRPVTHYGAFKLACEGSARAYWEDHGIASIGFRPYIVYGYGRETGLTAGPSLACRAAARGETYVIPYISAAGLVFVDDVVAAYEAALRREPDGAHVFNLPGEVASNDDVVAAVRAVVPAAKIGIDGPVLPFAEDIGEGNLRRTFPGLRRTIELYRTAP from the coding sequence ATGCGGATTCTGATCACAGGCGGCGGCGGTTTCATCGGAGCGTGGCTGGCGCGACGGCTCGCGGGCGATGGTCATCGGCTGCGCGTGTTCGAGCCGGTCGAGCGCTCGGCGCAGTTCAATGGGATTGTCGGACCCGCCGCCGCGTCCGTGGAGCGGCGCATCGGCGATATCGCGGATGGGCAGGCGGTGCGCGCCGCAGCCGAAGGCTGCGACGGAATTGTCCATCTCGCCGGCGTGCTGACGCCTGCCTGCAAGGCCGATCCCGTGCGCGGCGCGATGATCAACCTCGTCGGCACGTTGAACGTCTTCAACGCCGCGCAAGCGCTCGGCATCCGCCGCATCGTCTATACGAGCAGCGCCGGCGTTTACGGCCCTGACGATGAGACGACGCCGCGGCCCGTCACCCATTACGGCGCGTTCAAGCTCGCCTGCGAAGGCAGCGCGCGGGCTTATTGGGAGGATCACGGCATCGCCAGCATCGGTTTCCGGCCCTATATCGTCTACGGCTATGGCCGGGAAACCGGATTGACCGCGGGCCCGTCGTTGGCCTGCCGTGCGGCCGCCCGTGGCGAGACTTATGTCATTCCCTATATCAGCGCGGCCGGCCTCGTGTTTGTCGACGATGTCGTCGCGGCCTATGAGGCCGCACTTCGCCGCGAGCCCGATGGGGCGCATGTGTTCAACCTGCCGGGCGAGGTGGCGTCGAACGATGACGTCGTCGCGGCCGTGCGGGCCGTCGTGCCGGCTGCGAAGATCGGTATCGATGGTCCCGTGCTTCCCTTCGCGGAGGACATCGGCGAGGGCAACTTGCGGCGCACGTTTCCCGGCTTGCGCCGCACCATCGAGCTCTACCGGACGGCCCCATGA
- a CDS encoding IclR family transcriptional regulator, producing MNQDAALMLKNPDPVDAPSGLLERTLGVLELLATNARGMQLFEIADSLHIPRSATHRVLTSLIEHGYVKQEREQGAYQLTAKVASLAFTFLAGSGITDFAQPLLDRLARESGELVRLAIIDGRELVWVAKAQGSPSGLRYDPDMGQVGRLSCSASGHAWLSCLSDEDARTLVEKQGYGLRKDYGPRAPESWPALLKYLRQTRKRGVSICVQTYTPWMSASAAPIRHPKSKEVTGAVVIAGPHIRLTEERMLELAPALLQTAQELSMATLASPGLYGRAARPGESFFGAGS from the coding sequence GTGAATCAGGATGCTGCCTTGATGCTGAAGAACCCGGATCCCGTCGATGCGCCCAGCGGCCTTCTGGAGCGCACGCTCGGCGTGCTCGAGCTGCTCGCGACGAATGCCCGCGGGATGCAGTTGTTCGAGATCGCCGACTCGCTGCACATTCCGCGCAGCGCCACGCACCGCGTGCTGACGAGTCTGATCGAGCATGGCTATGTCAAGCAGGAGCGCGAGCAGGGCGCCTACCAGCTCACCGCCAAGGTCGCATCGCTTGCCTTCACCTTCCTCGCGGGCAGCGGCATCACCGATTTCGCCCAGCCGCTCCTGGATCGCCTGGCACGCGAGAGCGGTGAGCTGGTGCGTCTCGCCATTATCGATGGTCGTGAGCTCGTGTGGGTGGCCAAGGCGCAAGGATCGCCCTCCGGACTGCGCTACGACCCGGACATGGGGCAGGTGGGACGGCTGTCCTGCTCGGCGAGCGGCCATGCCTGGCTGTCGTGCCTGTCGGACGAGGATGCGCGCACGCTGGTGGAGAAGCAGGGCTATGGGCTGCGCAAGGATTATGGTCCGCGCGCGCCCGAGAGCTGGCCGGCGCTGCTGAAATATCTGCGCCAGACCCGCAAGCGCGGCGTCAGCATCTGCGTACAGACCTATACGCCCTGGATGAGCGCGTCCGCGGCCCCCATCCGTCACCCCAAGTCCAAGGAGGTGACCGGGGCCGTGGTGATCGCCGGTCCCCATATCCGCCTGACCGAGGAGCGCATGCTCGAGCTGGCGCCCGCGTTGTTGCAGACGGCGCAGGAGCTCTCGATGGCGACGCTCGCCTCGCCCGGACTCTACGGCCGAGCCGCGCGGCCGGGCGAAAGCTTCTTCGGCGCTGGCAGCTGA
- a CDS encoding Gfo/Idh/MocA family oxidoreductase: MSKVAVAVIGTGAIGRAHCETIRRSESCRLAAIAEPAAAGKTYAESLDVPCYGDARDLLGAVKPDAAIIATPNATHREFAIACIERGIVALVEKPIASTLADAAAIAAASERAGVPVLVGHHRRHNPITRRARAMIAEGALGRLTSATVLATFYKPADYFEVAWRREPGGGPVLINLIHEIDLVRHLCGEIASVQAIVSNAVRGFEVEDSAAILLRLAGGALVTLSLSDTAASPWNWDLASGESPNYPPQPAAVQTHFLSGTEGALALPTLDYWHYSSAKSWFDPISRDSVGVERGDPYLAQIDHLARVVRAQEAPLITARDGMLTLRATMAVHKAAKTGQIVRPDQEMEL, translated from the coding sequence ATGAGCAAGGTCGCCGTGGCGGTGATCGGGACCGGCGCAATCGGACGGGCCCATTGCGAGACGATCCGCCGATCGGAGAGCTGCAGGCTTGCGGCGATCGCCGAACCAGCCGCAGCGGGAAAGACTTACGCGGAAAGTCTCGACGTCCCCTGCTACGGGGATGCACGCGACCTGCTGGGTGCGGTGAAGCCGGATGCAGCGATCATCGCCACGCCGAATGCGACCCATCGCGAGTTCGCGATCGCCTGCATCGAGCGCGGCATCGTGGCGCTTGTGGAAAAGCCGATTGCGAGCACGCTCGCTGATGCGGCCGCGATCGCGGCTGCCTCGGAGCGCGCGGGCGTGCCCGTCCTGGTCGGGCACCATCGGCGGCACAATCCGATCACGCGGCGGGCCCGCGCCATGATTGCCGAAGGCGCTCTCGGCCGTCTGACCAGCGCGACCGTGCTTGCGACCTTCTACAAGCCCGCCGATTATTTCGAGGTGGCATGGCGACGGGAGCCCGGCGGCGGGCCGGTGCTGATCAACCTCATTCACGAGATCGATCTGGTCCGTCATCTCTGCGGCGAGATCGCCTCCGTGCAGGCGATCGTCTCCAACGCGGTGCGCGGCTTCGAGGTCGAGGACAGCGCGGCGATCCTGCTCCGGCTCGCTGGTGGTGCGCTGGTGACGCTGAGCCTCAGCGACACCGCGGCGAGCCCATGGAACTGGGATCTCGCCAGCGGCGAGAGCCCGAACTATCCGCCGCAGCCGGCCGCGGTGCAGACGCATTTCCTCAGCGGCACCGAAGGCGCGCTGGCGCTGCCGACGCTCGACTATTGGCACTATTCGTCAGCGAAGAGCTGGTTTGACCCGATCTCGCGCGACTCAGTTGGCGTCGAGCGCGGCGATCCCTATCTGGCGCAGATCGATCATCTGGCGCGGGTGGTCCGAGCACAGGAAGCGCCGCTGATTACCGCCCGCGACGGCATGCTGACCCTGCGGGCCACGATGGCAGTTCACAAAGCCGCTAAAACCGGTCAGATAGTGCGGCCTGATCAGGAGATGGAATTGTGA
- a CDS encoding ABC transporter substrate-binding protein produces the protein MTDQTKTRAATGLRIGRRGLLLGATSLAASRLGMPYIGNAAAAEPIKIGMIWAKTGSIVDQAEYLAQGGMLALEQRNNTLLGRPAEIVWLDEPNPQGAQQSAERLVGEQKVVGIVGGALSSFALAISSVAKKAKIPYVAANAATGDLTGKSCNKYTFRLQPPVDVHARVLAPYCAAIGKKWYLLTASYAFGQDIKRAFTDYITSNGGTVVGADEVPVGTPDYSSFILKIRAAKPDVVIGGIAASDLTTFLKQWNELGMKGKIPFAEISVGNTDLWGVGPEAADGLYTITWWYKNPNNSPEEQAMAAAYEKKYNRPAADKAWMGWLGMKSLLDSIERAKSTEPGAIVQALENWKYRRGDLDIGYRDFDHQMTSRLLVAGIHPKISDKWDYFDVKAELPKTPDNIAKAFGSAGDSACKMDTL, from the coding sequence ATGACGGACCAGACGAAGACACGAGCGGCAACCGGCCTGCGCATCGGTCGGCGCGGCCTGCTGTTGGGCGCAACGTCGCTCGCAGCATCGCGCCTCGGCATGCCCTATATCGGCAACGCGGCAGCCGCCGAGCCGATCAAGATCGGAATGATCTGGGCCAAGACCGGCTCGATCGTCGATCAGGCCGAATATCTCGCCCAGGGCGGCATGCTCGCACTTGAACAGCGCAACAACACGCTGTTGGGGCGACCCGCGGAGATCGTCTGGCTGGATGAGCCCAATCCGCAAGGTGCGCAGCAGAGCGCGGAGCGCCTCGTCGGCGAGCAGAAGGTCGTCGGTATTGTCGGCGGCGCGCTCTCCTCCTTTGCGCTCGCGATTTCGTCCGTCGCCAAGAAGGCCAAGATTCCCTATGTTGCGGCCAATGCCGCCACCGGCGACCTCACCGGCAAATCCTGCAACAAGTACACCTTCCGTCTACAGCCACCGGTCGACGTTCATGCCCGCGTTCTTGCTCCCTACTGCGCTGCAATCGGCAAGAAGTGGTACCTCCTGACCGCGTCCTACGCTTTCGGCCAGGACATCAAGCGCGCTTTCACCGACTACATCACCTCCAATGGCGGCACGGTGGTCGGCGCCGACGAGGTGCCGGTCGGCACACCGGACTATTCGTCCTTCATCCTGAAGATCCGCGCCGCCAAGCCCGACGTCGTGATCGGCGGCATTGCGGCGAGCGATCTCACCACCTTCCTGAAACAGTGGAACGAGCTCGGCATGAAGGGCAAGATTCCCTTCGCCGAGATCTCCGTCGGCAACACTGACCTGTGGGGCGTCGGCCCCGAAGCCGCCGACGGCCTCTACACCATCACCTGGTGGTACAAGAATCCGAACAACTCGCCTGAGGAGCAGGCGATGGCGGCGGCCTATGAGAAGAAATACAACAGGCCGGCGGCGGACAAGGCCTGGATGGGCTGGCTCGGCATGAAGAGCCTGCTCGACTCAATCGAGAGGGCGAAGTCGACCGAGCCCGGCGCGATCGTGCAGGCGCTGGAGAACTGGAAATATCGCCGTGGCGATCTGGATATTGGCTACCGCGATTTCGATCATCAGATGACGAGCCGCCTTTTGGTCGCCGGCATCCACCCCAAGATTTCAGACAAATGGGACTATTTCGACGTCAAGGCCGAGTTGCCGAAGACGCCGGACAACATCGCCAAGGCCTTCGGCTCGGCGGGCGACAGCGCCTGCAAGATGGACACGCTCTGA